One stretch of Juglans microcarpa x Juglans regia isolate MS1-56 chromosome 3D, Jm3101_v1.0, whole genome shotgun sequence DNA includes these proteins:
- the LOC121253921 gene encoding MLP-like protein 328, which translates to MALKGKMETEIEIKAAADKYYSIFKTTAHHVPTATPDIIQAVEVHEGDWKTHGSIKVWNYTVEGKAEVFKEKVELDDANRAATLVGIEGDPMKYYKIFKATYQAIPKGNGSLAKLTIVYEKLREDMPPPIKYLNMMVSITKDIDAHLAKA; encoded by the exons ATGGCTCTAAAGGGTAAGATGGAGACTGAAATAGAAATAAAGGCTGCCGCTGATAAGTACTACAGCATCTTCAAGACAACTGCCCACCACGTTCCCACAGCCACCCCTGACATTATTCAGGCAGTTGAGGTGCATGAAGGTGATTGGAAGACACATGGCTCTATCAAGGTCTGGAATTATACTGTTG AGGGGAAAGCTGAGGTTTTCAAGGAAAAGGTTGAATTAGATGATGCAAACAGGGCAGCAACTCTTGTGGGAATTGAAGGCGATCCCATGAAGTACTACAAGATCTTTAAGGCCACATATCAGGCTATTCCAAAGGGTAATGGCAGTTTGGCCAAGTTGACTATTGTATATGAGAAACTGAGAGAGGATATGCCTCCCCCAATTAAGTACCTCAATATGATGGTTAGTATCACTAAAGACATTGATGCCCACCTTGCAAAGGCATAG